Part of the Candoia aspera isolate rCanAsp1 chromosome 1, rCanAsp1.hap2, whole genome shotgun sequence genome, AACATGATTTCTGCCTTTAGGGCTTAAACTTTTTTGCTTGTGCTAAAGCTGAGGTTTTTGAAAGAGCAAATTGTATACAACATAAGAAACACTGAGTGTTGGAAcagcataattttttaaatttatttatttatccaatttgtcaccacccatctcctcctaccagagggactctgggcagcttacaacaaaataatcagtaaaacaatagaTACACAATAAACTGTGAACACTatataaaatgcaattacaaataacCAATAAATATACGTAGATAAAAAGaaagtccagatggcaatgatctaattcagtccttgtgtgggatgagcactttagggcactagccatccccaggcatgactattcccctcccctccccaagccaggtggcagagccaggtcttcagattcctctggaaggccaggagcgatggggccaacctcacctccgggggtaggatgttccagagggcgggtgccactgcagagaaggccctcctggaccctgccagacggaATTATATTACcaacagggtccgcagcatgccctcttttcatgaccgggtgggacgggttgatgtaacggggaagaggcggtcacTCAGGTAGTCTCtttttattaacattattattaaatattaacaattattacaaattattacaaattattatacaaattattacaaatataaatataaatacaaatattacaaataaaacaaatattaaatattaacaatAATTGTTAAAGGACTGTGCTGTGAAGCAAACAATACTGAGTATGAATTTCACCTCTGCCAAGGGGAGCAAATGTAGGTTAGCCTTCTCCAATCCAGTGCTCTTTGGGTGTCTTCAACTGCAATTCCATACAATAAAAAATGTATTGAATTTGTGGGGATTGTGAGAGTTGTAATCCAGTCAGTCTAGAAGGCACAATATTGGAGAGGATAGTCAtaggttcgaatccgcgcgacggggtgagctcccgttgctagtcccagctcctgctcacctagcagttcgaaaacatgcaaatgtgagtagatcaataggtaccgcttcggtgggaaggtaacggcgttccgtgttgtcatgccggccacatgaccacggacgggtctacggacaacgctggctctaacggcttagaaacggagatgagcaccgccccctagagtcggacacgactggactttacgtcaagggaaacctttacctttacttttagtCATAGGTTAAAGAGTACCCCAGAGACTTCAGATTCCCCCAAGGCCATGATGGTAGGGGATTTTTGGCTTTTACCAAAACAGATTTGAAGGGTTCTAGGTGGGAAAGTTTAACCTAAACATTTACTGATAATAGGTATTTGATTTTGAGTTATCAAaagcaatattaaataaatgcttAGAATTAAGATGGTTCTTCTACCACAGAACATTGAACATCAGGGCATCTTCAGAAGAGTGTtagaaaagtcaagatagtggggTGAGGCTTTGATCTCATGGTTGTGGCTACCAACTTGAGTTTTTGATCCTCATCCCGGTTGGCATGCAGACTTAATGGGCATCCATGCCTTATCATGTTCCTTACTCCATTACCCTGTAGGCTGAGGCACTGCGGAGGATCCAGATTTTTCATGCATTTGATGCCTACAAAATGCTTGATGTGCTGCAGGAAGTCCGCAGCTATATGGCCCAGCAGGTGGGTGCTTCTCGAATCGTGTCCACTGACTGATGCTTGTTGATTTTTCTAGCCAGTTGAGGCCGTGATATCTTTTGTCCTGCAGGGCTGGCCTCTGTAATTCCAGAAGCTTCAGAACTAAAGTTTTGCTGTCCTGTAAAGTTAAGGCATTGGACTGGCCTCAAAGAGGCCCAGGTTCAGATCTGCTCCCAGCCACATAAGCtccctgggtggctttgggccaaccactgtttctcagcccaacccacctcagttGTTGAgtgggaaaatgggaggaaggagtgaTCAGTAGATTGCgctgagctcctgaacaaaacatgggatgtaaatctaatagACAAATAAAGAATCCCACCCTTCTCTGTTATTAACATACGTAATaagcatagcttttttttttcagacaagaACTGCTTTTGATCTTTATGTGGCATGCAGGGAGCTGCACTCTAAAAAGTTGCTGgggcaggagagaaaaaaatgggtacTGCCAAGATAAGAATtgattttaaattagatttatcAAATTAAGTACCATTAACAATGTGCCTCATATATTGAATAAAATTTTCTCTTTGTCACATTGAGTGGTGGGAGGGTTGCCCTGCAGCTGAGCTGGGATCTCAAATTGTGCTTCTTAACATCTTCTAGGACTGAGTTCTGCCATTGGAAGCAAGGTGCTTCCTTCCTCTTATGTCCCACTCTTTCTGGCGTTCTGCCCGTAAAAAGCTTTCAAGCACTCCTTTAAAACACATGCAGACACACAAAATAACAAAATTCTTAAAACGCAAAGTCAATGCTGTAAACGCTCCCTAGCTTCCTGATGTTGTGAATTTCTCCAGGAATATTTCCACTTTAGTTTCCTTGAAGAAGAGAACATTGTTTTGGGGGAGAGGTGGAATTAGGTTGTGATTATTATAAATACGCAAGTAGAACTAAACCAGATGGATTCAGTCTACTGTCAGCAAAACCAGCATCCAGGAATAACAATGTGGATATTTTCAGCTTCTTGGCATCCTCCCTCAGTCAGTTTTCAGTTCAGCTGTTTCAGTTCTTCCAAACCACTTCCACTGAATTCAAACTGGCTACACGGTGTTTCTGCGCTCCCCTCCAAAGCTGCTGGTAAATGTCACTTTGCAAAGGCTGAAAGCCATTATGGACACGTTTTCAGTTTATTGATGAACATCTGCATTCTTTAATTAGAGTGCCAACTCCAGTAGAGTCATATCTTCCACTACCTGGAAtaaatgtgttgggactacacTCCAAAGGTTCTCAGTCAGTTTgtggccatggtggctggggaatgctgtctcaacacatttggagaatGCCAGGTTGAGATAGGCTGGTTTAGGCAAAATTGTACACCTGTTTGTGGATTTATCAGAATACATGAGTGCCAGAAGGGTGAGGAGGGCAGGGTGGGTGATATTTTTTAGGCCAAGGGCCAGCCTGGGTTTTGAGTGGTATGTTGGGGGGTATGTTGGGGGGTTGCACACCAAAAAGTGAGTAAATCACCAAAACGAGATTTAGAATACACtgattttcagtttcagtttgATTTAACATCaaactaaataaatgaaatgcagttCACATACATACTTTTACATACTGAAATATTTCTGCCttttgttacattaaaaatgaaacttttgGAGGATACCACAAGTTGTGTTCCTTGTTTAAAGAGGCTGGATTGTGCATGCTGGCTATTATCCCCCAGTATTTGCAAGGATGACTGGCCCATGGCCTTAATGTTTGATCAGGGAAATCTGAAGGGGAGTGGAATGGTCTCTATGATCGTGGCCTTGTCTTATCACTCTTTGTAACCGCGCAGTGAGTTTCACCAGCAGGTGAGCTGGCCTTCAGATTTGCCTGGACAGAGAAGAGATTTGAGGCTGAAGAAAGGGGACGGACACAGAGAGCAAGGCTCGTATTGCATGGTTCCTGTTTGGCGTAGTCCTTTTTACTGGGACTCACACCCTTATTCTTCCTTTCTATTCAGGAAATTGCTTTTCACTATTGGAACAACAGAAAAGACTGGAATTACTGGGTCTGCTCTGACTTTTTCAGAGTTCCAGCCAATATGCATGTTCTTTTCTCTTGGTGTCTGTTGCCGTCTCTAGCCATTTAATCTCTGACTCCATCTTTTTCATCTGGACGTGAGCCTTCCAGTGATGTCCTGGACGGCTTCATCAGGCAGTGAAATAAATCCTGCACAGTGTCCTGCATTCAACCGATGTTCATTCTGCTTCTGAAGTCCTCCTTCTCAGGGTTGAGAGGTCTTGCCATCTCTCAGGTGCATGGACTGGAATTCCGGTATCTAGCACGTTCGCGACTGCTTTTCTCATTCCTAGCAACTAGAACTAAAAACTCCATATATGCTTAGTTACTCCTTGTTCTTAGGGAGAAACCTAATATTTCTTCCTTCTAATACCTTGTAAATCAAAAGAGAAAatgtacataaataaaaacaaaaggtgTTTATTGCTCCATTTACTCTGCATTGTCCTCCAGTGTTTATAACTTGACCGGTACTACCACGTCCTAGGTTGAGTCCTTTCTTCTGGGGTCATTTCTCACCCCTTCCTTTGGTTTCCTATCACACTTAACCTTTTCCCAGCAGGGTGCCAACCTAAGGATGCTCTCCTGGTGTAGCAGGTCTTTTACTTTGGGTGGGTACATTGCTACCACCTTAGCATTTAgcataggaggagggagggaatccCTTCCTCCAGAGAAAACAGGAAACCCTTTTGCTTCCTCAAGTTTGCTATCACATTTGACATAATTGGAGAAAACTGATGGCTGGACTGAAGGGTCTAGCCGTTAATAAGCCTTGCAGTCAAGTCCCCCCAAAATGCTTTTAATAGGACAGCTGTGCAGGCAGGAGAACAGTCTTGAACATGCAGGACCTAAAATAATCTAATAGTGACTGTCCCTTCATGTCACTTCTCCATCCTACCAACCAACCCcaactttctcctttcctttccaaacCCATTAGTGATGATCAGCCACCACAACTTCACCATTGCACCTAGCTTTCTTCTGCTCTTCTGAATTCCTGAAGAGGGCTATGATTACAGAATTActcaatataattaaaatagacaaaCGTCCAGCCTATTCAGATGCCTTTGGTCTAAGACTAGTATTTCCTGGTGCAGAATTTAGGCATAGATAACATATAGGACACGTGAACCTGTGGCTTTAAAGTATATGCAAGATTGAGCTTTGAATGCTTCATGTTCTCAATCCATTCTCATATTCCGAGGAGAGATACCTGTTGGCTTTTTGTAACTTCTGATTTGTGTTTCTTCTTTTACTTAATttcctttctgcttttattttttttttaaagatactcaGTACCTCTGGACCAGTGAAGCTTCTTATTGTGGATTCCATTTCTGCTGTGATTTGCCCTTTCTTGGGACTTCGGCAGCCTGATGGTCAGTAGTGGACTTCTATCATCCCAGAGAATGTTTCTTAATATGGTTCATTAATGGACATATTGCTTTGCAGAATCATACCCTTGACAGGTCCATGGCTCAAAGAgtttacaatacaggtagtcctcacttaatgactgttcgtttaatgacagtccgaagttacgacagcctctgAAAAAGTGCTTCATGACCCGTACTCACACGACCGTTGCAAAATGtcgcaccacccctgcagtcacgtgattgcaattcaggcacttggcagccagcttgcatttatgaccagttgcaggttcctgcggtcatatgatcacaatttgtgacctttttggccagtttccagcaaaaaagtccattggggaagctggattcacttaatgacctatgattcacttaacgaccacagtgatttgctaaACAATCATtgtaaaaaaggttgtaaaattgggtccagtcatgtggtgattcacttaacaaccacactgcttaaccatttttctggttgttaagtgaggactacctgtataacatttTGAAACATGGAAGTTACAGGGCTAAGAAAAGCAAGATCATGCAGGTCCCCTGTTCACATTCAGTGTGGCAGCTTATTTTCTGCATGTTTGAAGTTTTGCAGCAATAAAGTTTCATGTGTGTGAAGCAGAGAGGTGTGAGCGTAAAAGTATATCTCACAAAGATCAGAAAAGGCTGTACCATAATCACCTAAGGTTGCTTGTGGCAtgcaaataattgtaaataaacaTATCATAGCTTAATTTTCACCATTCTGGTTTCTTTCTAGGGTGTGGTGTCACAGTTCCACACCTTTTAGCCTCTGCGGCTGGGAATTATAAGAGATGAATCAGAAAACTTTCGTTATACATCCAGCTCCTTTGCACTAGATTGGTGAAGACTGTCACGGAATGTCATTAGACCTTTCATTCATGCTAGTGATCAGCATAGTTACGCATTTGATTCTCAGGGGATAAGGTTTACACAACCGACTAAAGCCTAAACCTGGATTAATACAATTGCTATGTTTGCTAATTGTGCTGTgtccaaagaaataaaacatgttatAATGTAAAGTGATAACTtggttcacacaatgtgctaagtCAATGGTCAGGTTCCCACTACATGATGAACCACAAACTACCTAACTCTATTTTAGTTTAGTCTAGCAAATTGTACAGGTCTGAAGCCCAGAAGGCTTTAGCTATCTTGCTCCTCAGCCACTGTGGATTAGTGGGAACTTGTCATATTGCTTATCCTCAGCATGGTGAGAAACTTTTCTGAGCTTATATATGGTTTTTGTAATTGTAACGTGACTTTGGGAATTAGACTTTCAACAAGATGGTACAAAGAGAAATGGTACAAAGATGCCTTGAATGGTGATGCCGGACAAAAtagttgagaataccttggaatGTAAGAACTAATTGTTCAAatttagatgaagtaaaacctgACTATTTACTAGAAGCACTAAGCATGATGCTAAAGCTTAGATATTTTGGATATCTAATGCAAAAGCCAGAATCATTGGAGgagactctgatgctgggaaaaatCAAAGGTAATTaaaaaagaggctgacagaagacaaggtggcaaAATACTTCCATAGTTGACTCAAGCAGGAGCTTACAAGAAGTCAGAGAAGCAATTATTGACTCCCTCTGTCAAATGATGCCCTTCAGGTTGTGAAGAAACAGAAGCCACCCAAGGCCACACGATGCCTGTCTCAATCCAGGGCATTAGTTCCCTGTTTGGTGTCTCAAAAATGTGCCATACTACAACTGTCTTCTAAATAAGCATCCTTAGGATCACACTTCTGCCAGCTGGATACTTGTAAATACTTGCagttaaaaaaactatttttaaaaaatctgaagtaATAAATGGCAAGGCCCTTTTTAAATCAGCCAGAGAGCTAAATGTTGTAGCTCATACACTTTTGGAAGGCTTCTTCTCTAGTATGAGTGTGATCCAGAAAGTTTTACCTGTTTCCCTTCTGTAGGATGGGTGTATATTTTGGGGCAGCCCTCAGCATCTGAGGGAAATACAATACATACAGTTAATGGTACAGCTTCAGGTGCAacgatctctctctctttgtagGCATGGCCCTCATGATGCATTTGGCTAGGGAGATGAAAACACTTGCCAAAGAGTTTGAGATTGCCATCTTGGTAAGTACGTGGACCAGGTTTTTACTTATGCTTGCTTTTGGCTTTATGAGTGCATGAATGCTATAGTTCTGCTCTTCTAGTGTGAGCTAGTTCAGATATTATGCTAAgtctgccccccccttttttttactcTAAAAGAAGTTTAATCCTAAAAAACTGGGTAGTCTGGATtctgttaagcaaggcatcagcCTCCAGCATTACCTTTATTTctaagatgtttttttttccaaatgggcCCCATTAGCCTTTCAGAATATAAAAATGAAGGGTGGCTCAAGTTCAAGGCTCCTTTGGAAAGTACAGGTGATCCTCCGTTGATGGTCTCATATCCATGATTGATCATTAGATGTCAGACCTCAGTATGTGCATAAAGCTTTTCTGCAGTTTTGATcctctgttttgttattttacaCATGTACAACATGGCATCTGTGCATCTGTAAAGTATGTGTTTTAAAAGTTAGGATTAGGTTGTCTGTACAATGTACCTGTATTTACTGCCCCTCCTTCTTGCTTGGTCATAGCAGATCTTGCTGGGTCATCCTGGTTGCGAGACTCAACATGGTGAAGAAGGAGGTGGCCTTCTTCCCATCATCTCATTGGGCTGGTGATGGAGGGAGCAGTTCCACTTCCACCACTTGGCTCACCCTGGTTCTTTTGCTCTTTAAATGACCTTGGTGGATAAGCCTCTTTGTGGTGCCACTGGACATAGTGCTGAACACAGTCTTTGTGCAGCTTGCTGTGCTGGCTGTGAACTGCTTGATGGAAATGTGCCTGCATCAAGATTGTGAAAGCATATAAAATATGGCATAATCCTTGAGAAGTTCATTTGAAAATTGGTGTCTCTGTCCTAATGTTCAAGGGGCATGTAGAACGTTCTCCCTATTCTCTTAGATTCTTTGGATAAAATATCCCATGCACTTGTAGCCCATCTGGGGGCAGGTGAATGCTTGACCAACCTCTCAAAAACAAAGAGTACTGAAAGAGAGATGATGAAACCATCTGCTGTCTTTTAGCTGACAAATCATGTGACCAGAGACACTAGTGGCGGTTTTAAACCAGCACTGGGCCGCTCGTGGAGTTTCATACCTAGTACTCGGCTGCTGCTGGAGAGGAGAAAAAACACTTCTGAGAAAGCAGATCGAGTCGCATCTTTGATGAAATCTCCTCGACAGGTGAGAACATGTGGCAATTGTCTTTGATGTGGGCTCCATATATCAAGCTTCTTCAACGTAGTGATGCTCAGATGTGTTGGAaatacatctcccagaattccttgccagTATAGCCAAAGGCAATCACTTATCTGCAATGTAACCTCATATTTAGGAAGCAGGATGGAAAATTCCCATTGTCCTTGATTTATTGTGAGGCTTACAATAGGGTTGTAAGACTGTGTTGTAGAGATTATTTTCCAGGGGGGTTGTTTGTCGGTGGGGTGCAGGGGAGATGCACAGGAGCACATAAGAGACCTGGAGCTCCTTCATAATAGCTACCTTTCATGTTAAGCACTATTCAtgtcccttttccctttcccaggagaacagccttccccaaatctGGTACCTCTGGATGAGCTGGACTACAATAGCTTGCATGACCCGTAGCCAGCATGTTCACTAACTACAACTCCCCTCAGCCTCAACCGGCATGGCCAGGTTACATGTTTGCTGATAATATTGAATACTGCAGTCCAGTAGTTCTGGAAGGCACTAAGATTAAGGAAGGGTTGGCAGAGTTTTGGAAGTGCAGAAGGGCAGTGTAGACTTACCGTATTATGTGTGCACACTTTAATGCAGGAGTAGAGATGGCTGCACTCACTGGTTTGTCTGAATGTGACGGCACCTGTCAGTTGCTGGCACTGGCTGGAGCTGATGGATGCTGGTGCCTAAGACAATTTAGAAAATGCAGCTCTAGGGAAGGTTTATTATATGATTAAGAAATGAGACTATGTTAAGGACTATATTAAGAAAGGAGCAAAGCTAAAAAAGATAAGAACAGTTGCAATTGTCAAGAGCTCTCATTTTGCTCTAAAAGCTATAACTTATTTGGGTTTCTTTGGGTTCTGAGTAGTAAACATAACCTGTCTGTCCTTTCTGATATTGATGGGCATGTAATTTTAATTGCATCATGTAGTTTTCAAGCATACACAGGAAGGGACAGGAAGCATAGAAAGGTTAATTGTCTTAGAGTAATGGGCACATTTGGAGTTTTGAAAACATATGGGCATTTTCATAAAATAGCCCCCATTTTGGTAAAAACCGATGAGGTTACTCCCCACTATCTTTTCTAGCCCCTCTGTTTATTTTGGAGGGGGGGCACTTTTCTAAACAAAGCACCAGACTAACTtctcaataaaataatgaataggTGGCCTTTATTTACGGAGGCATTCTTGTAAACAGATGACGCTGGAGTTCAAAATTTTGCTTTTCAGGTTGTAGGATTCTcatttaatgtttaattaaaagatGAATAAAGTGAGATGAGGCAGAGAGTTGGAGCTATTCCATGGGAAGTGTCTGTGAGAACATTGGTGCCTAGTGCTCAGATTGAGGGCGTGTCTCAGACTGAAAAACTCCAGCTGCTTAGAATTAAAGTTGGCCTTCCCTTCAGTAAGATAggagggatgtgcaaaatgtttcaaccccAGATCGGGCAGTTTGAATGTCTGAAGTGTGGCTATTGCTCATTTTGGAATTGGGCTGTTCCAAAATAGGATTCCCTTTAGAACACATGTAATGGATTGTTTTGGGGTGAGAATGTTTTGTCATAGAAAGTTTTGCACGTCTCTATCAGATAGTAAAAATCCTAAGAAGGATTGGCCTGTATGACTATTTTTTCTCTAAATTTAGTCCATACGTCTGCAGTCCTGGATAGTATTCTGGTAACACACTGATTTGAAAACTTCCAAAGTGTGTTTCTCTCAAACCACTGTGGAATACTTAGCTCACTGTTTATCAGTAAGAAGCAGTatggaaattaaatattaatttaaatattcttGTTACTTCTACCACTGGAGACTTGTAGGGCTAGTTAGTAGGTTTTTCTGCTGTGTACTTGTATTGGGATTCTTACAGCGTTCTTCTGTTTTACAGCCTTTTGGGATTCAGGCAGAATTAGACCTGAGGAACTGGGAAGTGAGAAAAGACAGTCCAGTGACATCAGGAGAGGGACTGAATGATGGCACGGACAAGTCTTCCTGATCCACAGCTGGCTTTCCTGAATATTGCAGATCTGAAAGAATAGTTCAGTTTTTAGAGGAATGAAAAATACAGACCAGTATCAGCCTACTCCAAACAGATGCCTTCCAGATttattggacttcagctcctagaatccCCAAAGAACATGGCCTATATATCAGAGATGATTTGAAGTCAAAAACCTTTGGAGGACACAATTCCTTCTGTTGGAACACTCATATTGTGTTGGTTAATGAAGGAAATATGCATGTGGATTAGCTAAGTCATGGCTCACTTTTTCAGCAATTGCAACTTTTGTAGGTAAATGTACAGTTTGTCAATAATAAAGGGATATTGAATGGAATTGTTTATCTGAAGGAGCCTTCATGTTCTTCCCATTATTACTACAGTGTATTGACATCCTGACCCTTGCTATTTGAAATG contains:
- the RAD51D gene encoding DNA repair protein RAD51 homolog 4 produces the protein MILRVGLCPGLSAEMVEVLKANGVKTVVDLVSSDLEEIAQKYSLSYKTLVAVRRVLLAQFSSFPVSGADLYEELKRTTAILSTGIESLDKLLDSGLYTGELTELVGAPSAGKTQVCLFVAANVSHSLKQTVLYIDSTGGFTGARLLELLNCLTEDEEEQAEALRRIQIFHAFDAYKMLDVLQEVRSYMAQQILSTSGPVKLLIVDSISAVICPFLGLRQPDGMALMMHLAREMKTLAKEFEIAILLTNHVTRDTSGGFKPALGRSWSFIPSTRLLLERRKNTSEKADRVASLMKSPRQPFGIQAELDLRNWEVRKDSPVTSGEGLNDGTDKSS